CCGGGGAGGCGCCGGCCACATCCTGGGGGTCCCCGGGGAGGCGCCGGGCAGCCCGCACCCATCCCTCATGCGCCTGCGGGGCCTGGAGCGCCCAACGAGGGCGGGGAGCAGCCGGCGCCGGGGTCCCTCCGCGTCCTCGGGGCTGCAAGGAGCCGAGCAAGAGCGGCACAGCCCCGACCCTGGCGGCTCCCGGGGCTTCGGGTGTGGAAATTTGGAGGCTTTTTGTGAAAACGGGGAGGTTTTTCGTGAAAATGGGGCTTCAGCGCCACGCGCCGGGTACCcgcagggggtgctggggggtctTGGGGGAaaggggcaggggggtgggCGGCCTTTTGTGGCCCCCGGGGGTGTTTTAGGCGGCACCTAAGAGAAGAAGAGCCCAGAGGAAGGGTGGCCGGCCCGGTCCTGCCCCTCCTCGTGGGGCCGattccccccctcccaaaaaaaaaaccccgagcaggggcaggcggggagccccccgagcccccccccgggggggaagggcggaggggggggggggggggggggggctgctcaGGGGGGGTCGAAGCCTTCCCCGAGCCAAACGGGAACAACTGCGGCGGCAGCTGCGGCAGGTGGCAGCGGGAGGCGCGGCAGCGAGGTTAATTTTAGAGTTAATGGGAACGAAACGCGCCCGTTTTTGTGAAGCCGGGGGCAGGGCGGAGACGGGCGAGGAATTCGGGGGCCCTGGGGGGGCTTCCTCCCACCTCCCGgggggtgggtttgggggggggggcagggagcagcacgcGCGTGGGCAGCGGCTCGAGGAGCCTTAGCGGGAAGAGCTCGGCACCCCCCCGGAACGCGGCGACGTTTTGGGGCCGCCTCCCCCCCCTTTCCGGGGTGGTTTTCCCTTaccccagcctctccttgctCTCCTCCGGCGTCAGCTGGTCGAAGGTCTTGGCCTCGTCGGCGCCCAGGAAGGCGTCGTGGTCGTAGTCGAAGCTCTGGGCGTCGTCGTGCACCTTGTCGCTGAGCTGCGCCTCGTGGTGCACCCGCTCCTTCTTCTCCGTGGGCTTGGCCCACACGCAGGCCACCCAGAGggacaggcagaggaggagctgCGGGGTGCTCATGGTGACCGCTGCGcctgcggggacacggggggggggctcagcggGTCGGGATGCGGCCCGCTGTCAGCCCCCGGGGGCGCTGGGCCCGGTTCGGTGGTGCTGGGAATCGCCGCCCCGCTCGGTTTTGTCGTGACTGGGGGGTAAAAGCGGCGCCTGGAATCCTCCCCGTGGCGATCCTCACGGCCGCGGCTCCGAGGGGACACAGCCGAGCCCCTGGCACgcggagggggaggaggaggaggaggaaggaccGGCCCCGTGGGCGTCCCGGTGATGAGGGATCGGCCACGTGGCGCGGGGAAGCTGTGCTCGTGGCCGCGAGGTGCGAGGAGAAGGGGCTGAGCCCAGGGGGAGGCTTCGAGCACCGGGACGGAGCCGAGTCCCCATGGGGCCAGACCCAGGGAACGCCCGCACGGAGCCCCCAGCTCTACCCCCTGCCTTCGTTAGCTAATTGGGGGCGCCTGATGAGCCCCTGGGCAAGCCAGCCATGGAATCCCAGAATCACTGGGGCTGGAAGAGCCCCCCAAGATCTGGTCCAGCACCCCTctgccaccaatgtcaccaatgtcaccactgaaccacgtccccaagcaccacgtccagcctctccttgagcacccccagggacggtgactcccccacctccctgggcaacccgtcccaacgcctgcctgctccttctgagcagaaatgtctcctcatttcccacctgaacctcccctggcacaactcgAGGCCGTTCCCTCTgctcctatcactggttacctgtgagcagaggccgacccccagctccccaccccttcctttcaggcagtagcagagagcaatgaggtctcccctgagcctcttcttccccagaccaaacacccccagttccctcagccgcccctcacaggacttgtgctccaggcccttccccagcttcacagccctgctctgggcacgctccagggcctcgatgtccttctggtgctgATGGGCCCAAAGCTGACcccagcactcgaggtgcgacctcagcagagcagagcacagggggccaatcacctccctgctcccgATGGCCACAGCATTCCTGCCACAAGCCAGGACGGCGCTGGCCTTGGTGGCCACCCGGGCACGCTGCCGGCTCGTGTTCAGGTCACTgaccaccacccccagctcttttcctctgcagttttgCAGCCTCTCTGCCCCCAGCGCTGCGCGGGGTCGCTGTGGCCAAAGGTCGTTGTGACCCAGCACCAGGCCATGGAGAGCCCCAGGAGAACCACGGAAGGGccggggctggaagggacctcagggaTCACCCAAATCCCTGCGCAGGGCCACCACCcgctagatcaggttgcccaaggccccatccagcctggccctgaacacccccaaggatggggcatccgcagctcctcagggcagcctgggccagggcctcgCCGCCCCCTGAGGGAAGATTTTCATCCCAACGTCTCATCTccatctcccctcttttagcttaaagccCTTCCCCCTTGGCCCATCGTTATGTACCCGGGCAAAGAGCCCTTCTCCAGCCTTCCTTCAGCCCCTGTAGGCGCTGAAAGGCCgccaggagcccccccccccggagcctTCTCCCCTCCAGGCCGAGCACCCCCGgctccctcagccccacagGGGAGGTTCCCCAGCCCCTTCACCCCCCTCCAACAGCCCCCGCGTCCTCCCGGTGTTAGTGCCCACACCTGGGGGCAGGGCTCCAGGGGGGCCCTCACGAGAGCAGAACCccgcggggggctcggggcctCCCCCCCGGCGCCACGTCCCGGCCCCCGGTCCCCTCCCGGTCCCCTCCCAAGGCCCCGACCTCTGCCGGTGACCGGGGCTGGCCCGAGGCCGGCCGAGATGAACGGAGGGGACGCGAGGGCCGAGGGCCGGGCGGACGGACGGGGTCCCCGCGGCTCAGGACCCCCCGGTGCCGGTACCGCcaccacggggggggggggggggggggaggggggctcgGAGCAGGCCAACGGGACCCCGGGGTGGGCCCGGTGACCCCCCCCGACCCCCTAAACCCTTTCATTCCACCCCCAATCATTCCATTTCACCCCAAATCCTGCCATTTCGCCTCAAAACCAGCGCCCCCCTGCCCCGTCAgcgggcgccgccgccgcccgctcTCCCCTCCCGCTCCGCCGACCGGAAGTGGGCTCCTCGCCACGCCGCTCGGCCttccccccccgccgccggccaATCGGAACGCCGCTCcttccccgccgccgccacgcGCGGAGCGCCGATTGGTTCGCCCGCCCGTCCGTCACGCTCTCCCCGCCCTCCTCTCCGCCTTCTCTtcccggccccgcccccgcccgccGAGGCCCCGCCTCCCCGCGCGGGGTGAGGGCGCTGATTGGCTGCAAAGCGCCACGTCCTCACGCGCGCGCCGGCAGCCGGCCACGCCCCcaccggccccgctccgccacTGCGCAGGCGCAgcgggggagaggggggggggctgagggtgggggggtggggtggggggcggTGGTCACGTGGTGCGGGAAAGGGCGGGAAGAGGCAGGCGGCGGCCGCGAGGGCGGCGCCATTTTgaggggggcggcggcgccATTTTGAGGGGCGCcgagggggcagcgggggccccgccgccgcctttTTCGGCCCTCCTCGCCCCGCCGAGGGGCTGCCGGCCGCCAGCTCTCTGCCAGCAGCGTGGCGGAGGCGTTTTGAGGGCGTATCTTCCCCTCGCGCCCCGGGCAGCGCCTGCTGGGCGAGGGGAGCTGGTGGCCAAGATGGTGCCCGCCCGCCTCAGGGGGCGAGGTCCGTCAGGGTGAGCCTCAGGCAGCACCGTCCTGCCGAGGTGCCCCTTCTCCACACTTCATAACCCGAAATCCCTTAAAGCCCCCAAATTCCACAACGGCTGGGTGTTGGGACAGACCTCGTGGATCACCCGGGGCCAGCTAAGAGTTAGGAGAATCTCAGCAAGCAGAGCGCTGGCAGCATTGACCTGGTGGATGCTGCTTGGCGCCTTCGCTAAATACCGTGGCAATTAATTAGAGCGAGAAGCCTCGGGCCCCTTACCGAGGTCGGTCTCTGCGCAAAGACAAGAGGTCAGCCGGCGGCGGTGAGGAAGAGTCGCCAGCCTTCATCGGCCACCGCCAGCAGACACCGGGCAAGGCAGGCGGGAGGAGCTGACGGAAACGAATTAAAATTGCGGTACGAAGCGGGGACGGGTTGTGTGTGCTGGGAAACCTGACGTGTGcgtggctctgtgctgcctgtcacCCTGGCGA
The nucleotide sequence above comes from Oxyura jamaicensis isolate SHBP4307 breed ruddy duck unplaced genomic scaffold, BPBGC_Ojam_1.0 oxyUn_random_OJ101838, whole genome shotgun sequence. Encoded proteins:
- the LOC118160129 gene encoding calumenin-like, whose protein sequence is MSTPQLLLCLSLWVACVWAKPTEKKERVHHEAQLSDKVHDDAQSFDYDHDAFLGADEAKTFDQLTPEESKERLG